The genome window GTGTTCAGGCCACATAACTCTGCTCTATGCTCAGGGTACATTTAGCAGAACTTATCACATTCTCACTAAACGCAATTTAAGTACTGTCATTTGATATAATGGTGGATCTGAAAACCAGAATCATTGTATGCCAATTTATTAAGGCTTGGTATCGGTGCCTCATATCATTAGCGTGTCAATCAAAAACTCCCAATTTGTATCGAAACTTTCCAGACACACAATGCCTGCGATTAATTTGTGTTAGAAATAATAGACAATTAAACCACCCTACTATCACTTTAAATGTTCTTTGATTTAATGCTACGTTTGAgcagacccggcggcagacatacgtctctgggcgggcatttgatttaccagggcgggcccaccccgaaacttacatttccTGGGAAATCTCGAGATTTGtcaaggggagggggggggggggggttaggttGCCATAATGCTGTTGACGGTCTTATTATAGGCTACATCcattggttggttttgtggcacatttgtaacgcTGCGCCAACTTGGGCAAGCACGCAGGCAAACTTGAGCACACACAGGGTGGAAAGGAGTAAGGTTGAGCgatggagagaaagggagagagagagagagagattgagcgaggcagagagcatgtgcagcggtctgcttgcgcacagagcaggagtcaatttctcttcaaaatATAATTGATTGCCAGCCTCCCTTGTCCCTGGCTGGCTTGCTAGCTCGTTGGTAACGCAACTGATGTCTTCTAATGTGCCTGCATCTGGCGCTGAGTTGCCATATTCCTTTCATGAACCACTTCCTGATATCCATTGTTgcagataaatataaatgataatagccaaactaacctAGCAAGAGTAAACTAACAGGCCGCATCTCACTCAAAAACCCACACGACTCAACTCAGCCTTTCATTCAGAATTTCATTCAGAATTTcatagcaaaataaaaaaaattctattaaactaatctttcaacatagtttaaaacaaaaataaatattaggacaaagccctacaaataacaacaataaaaataatcagtggcggctccagagtattttttttgggtaatctatggtagggctaccatacagtggtggggctcaagtcagtatttgcaatgtaattacatacacgctccccttgacagtgaaacgcctcgcgtgaggtttagattatttccctgtctcaatccaaattgactgtatgaaataaaaaggcacatttgtcttgtagtaaataaaaagggcgacctggagccaatcctgcaatttctccacaggtgaaagagttgacatgctgaaaacccaacccctgcaggggggtctggggggattctcccccaggagatttttttgaAACACtagcataaaatacacattctggtactctcttgagaagaaaaataaatacatctattactacacgacatatttaaaaaaatgaatgccattttagttttttgttactttgttctgaaagctgaacctgctgctcctcacagagagaagagggaacaggctgtgtgaattactttacattgtggataagggttgaTAGAGATTTTGTGGGACAACTGGTTCGCATTCCAAAtatccgcgcgtccctaacaagctggttatcatacaggaaggaatccagaacatacaagtatccgttaaaaacaataatctattttaatggtaatataacaatgcaatacaatcaatacattaccatacaaagccatatcatatcatatgcgtaatgtcaggagtatgcctactcctggcccttgttcacaggctgccacgaccttccggtccgggcggcgcgagaagagagagacagaacaaaaagctgaataggctttcataccaacagatgcaggaaggggtggagtttactcagcctccacacacacacaccccccccccccccccacattccagagaccttagatgtgtcttaaaggatatttaagataacacaaatatttcatctcatatctccaacttctagttacacagaatacaaagtaattaaacccacacatatactattcaagatatgtagacttccctgaaacatgacatgctagatatcttaagcagaatatactcttcccCCACCTAGCACCATGTCCTGCATACATACACCTCCCCCACGGGGCAATacaaccctgtttactctaaacagcccttgtttagagccattttagtcctcacctttatgtaaggataaaacatagaaatcaatataaaacacaaacacaagtattgtttgaacagtattcacttaactgctactattgataattaccagagaaactcaagggacctcttttaatatctggaaattgcaacaagactttctgccatttcaaatgtaacacacttcttaaatatcagatgctgcaatcccccttttgcactcttTTTAAAatagtgcaacttacacaaggcacttgaaacatatcTACTGTGTCTGTCTCCCAATATCGTATAAATCcatcagaaactgagatccaaagtacttgaaatcgtgaaggaacagaacatcacttcccatggcagtgaaggaaccatgagggggcagctgagtgctaagaagcagtctcctgatggtgaatcatcagcccgcctgccccccccaaaggaatagcccacaacgacagctgatagggagggggagatgcggctttcccttcacgggtggaactgatcagagagaagtagactcctctgctgcctcgacaagtcccccagcccactgccagctgcttccaagtcgtctgctgcatggatgtcctcgaggtccttctcctccagtccgctgatgacagcatccgtgtcgacctccatgacgagacccaGATCCGTCTCGATGTCGTcccctggtcctagcaggtggtttccccaccgcacactggctcccgtggtacgagctgtccccctttcctcctatgcggacGGCCTGAGAGATCCGCTGGGGTTGATCTACCTTGTCCCGATGAccttcagcctcctgcgtctcgggtcccccttttggcgtcaacaacctgtgtggaaaaatctgatacaaaatccctcaagcctacgctccgggctctggggccctcagccgtttgacccaccactgcgtaggcaacttggagcctgttggtggggtgtcttaaaacaacagacgtctgtgaacaggttttccaaattaattgtgcagcttcagaatcttaatacttggactgtgccaactaaataagaaccccaacatctttaggtaaactaaataacatatttcaatagctctgaatttctgacaagcatctgtgtttattttttaatgaaatccttgagatcccattacaaatcacactaatgttatggattcaaaaacaaccaacatcacgatactaacaaagtgaatggcttcctggtgatactgctgctacccgtcagtgcttagatattatcccgttGAAAAAattaatacagaattccaacaaactgtcatcaaatgtctttctattataaatgtagatgaaatgtatatccccataatgacctaaacaataaagtgtatggctcttacttctttaccagactagttacatgatgttgtttaaattacattgtgtctcattacattactatgttttagcttaactgtaaatatgttctttctacatttcaaacctcagttactttaatacctgttgaaacattagttgaaacattactcacaggtcaacttcttcagtattccattctggacttacatctctctggtagccccttggccacagattctttatctgtgttacctgctataactcaatcaatattagagacatgtcaacattcatcaaacagcatcttatccccagatatggagcaggtccattctaaaactgtcaatcaatggtcagattgaacaatcgagttggggcagcaggttcctttcagtccctaaatgaaaaatgtacattgtgaagtttacactcccccttttttacacattaactcatgtgtaaatacaatcctgtatgggaagaaaaccttcaggtcataatggattataagacaataccaaacatttttcccaaatgtacatccattatttccacagtaaacacttcagtgaaattaagtgtttctctccctctttcagtcctaaaataaacagaatcttcaaatgtcatagtttgagtttcacattctgcaaactgccacctcctgtgggagtgaaatatcatcaagcagattagaaacgggtcacctgtgcggtttccccttttgtggaatTTTTAGGAaaactctcatttcacacattattatcacacaaaaataatgtgttagtccaaaaacatgcttgattagtcattgttttaaatcatgcagttgcactgatcagatgcagacatacactcactcacactgtcaggttgtaaagtcaggtttggtcaggtacacctcagagtcagtcattgacagtgccttcccaagttaccctgtcggtcagggtcaaaggtcagtctttgtggccatgtgtcgtgctctgcagagatctTCCAGCACAGggcagcatcctccgtctataaaaatctgtatatatggagcgccatcatttattaattcacaattacaactataatgttcaagatatctccaacccctcattgctgtttcccacattccctgaaaagtgtctagccaaaaaaaatgtcacttccttagagtactactactactactgcaattcatttacacctaattagtattaaaatgactgatagatctatttcagaaacttgtgtacatcactattatcttgtgtcaaaacattactaggatctgtaaagctctgctatgtattccataactcattctattaatgtatcttcaattctggtgcacttaaagaacaatgttaccctctttaacagtgcatggaaccctgggtgtccgaacatgcaacaattactccctactttatcaaggatttaaaaacagaagtccttTCGTATGTCCATCCGAAAGCCCCCCTAGGAtatcccccattgttctgtgtgtcaacatgaaagacagcccacacacctatcaatcatcaatccgtggggtcttatttcattatgtgggtcattccagaattggaggacatttcatgtcccccatataaaaaatataatattccatgcccaaaatgctaaaacatgcactttttgtgttaaacatacttgtattgagacaaaatgtatataaagttgtagaaaaagtggtttcaaaatattatttaaattatcAAATAGCTCTCGAACATCTCCTAAAAAGGCATTTTTCTCTTGTCCCCGCTTCTTGGTGACCAACTTGcatgtcaaatataacatttaaaatagggattttatttacttttgttggtattattctattgatatatgtctcttgtaatggtaaaataaatttgttaaatcataaacatattttaaataacagtaattttgcacagaaggtgtgtccctcaacatgcgttcaaccctgttacccaaacatttttagattggcacaggaagtgaacaAGCTGTATGTCAGATGACACAGTGGAAGTGACATCAGCAAGCCATGTGCTAGTGCCATGTGTAGACCAAAACGAAGTCCTCCCTttcatttttcatatttttacaatcttttcagtcttaaaagtgtgtggcactctgacccactcaaccctgttactcatattatcagaataaagcatattaatttcaaagttatcattcttgcattagatatccgagtttgtccttgccttgaaagtagcattacatgctacatctagcaataattcctgaggttaaagctcaaattagcattgattttcaaccctgttactttcaaccctgttactataattagagtaacaggggtaattcttcattggaaaatattaatttgatgcctagctgggcaaatcactttttttgatgGTTTGTTATCTGTTTTaactaaatacatacaaaaataaaaaataaataaaaggttcatttttcaaaaatgttggtgtctaaattgtcctccaattctggaatgacccatgtgttgatttctatcaacacgtaatgttgtatcgatgtatagatttactacagcaaaagtattctccgtcgggacttcctgcaacaacaccagtcgttatcgtgattctgattggccagaagacattatcaaagatgttctattgagaagatgatcactacgtgacaacagtttttaaaccgtttctagtcttcggtatttactgctgtctgtgcaatttactctgcacgagttggcagactttatttagcttaatTTAAAAttaatttttcatggtggggctaagccatttcttggtatgactgtagcctaccccagtataccctggcgccgccactgaacataataataaaacaattaaaatgttgtattcagccctgattaaaacagcgggaccaaatcctggatgggcgggcccggcTGCCGGGTCTGCGTTTGAGTGACCTAATGCATCGCTAAAACTGACCACTGACCAAGTCCTCTTTAAATGAAATGCTTTATTTGCAATTGTATCACTTAAAGGGAATTGAAACTAGTTTTGTGATTTTTAAACAATACCCAGCCTTTATAATTATACATTAGTTTGAATGTTGAAACTGACATATTTGTGCTAATAGATCTGCAATTTGTTGTGCCTCAGCTGTCTTTGGTGGTCAGTATTTGTCAGCAGCATATCAGCAGATGTGGTCATCGCACTAAATGGTGTGCTTTTAGCAATATCGCTTGTTCAAGGTGTTTCATTTGCATTTCATAAGGGCAGCTGTGTTTTGTGCACGCATCCTTGACAGTTTCTGTGCTACATAATGCAAACCGACATTCAATTTGAGCTGCTACAGTAACagaaggagaattaaaaatagaGTGCACAGCGTGAACTTATCACGTTTGCTGCACACTAACTGTGAAGACAGTTTGCTAACTAACCGGCGCATAAACTGCTAAATGTGCCCAAATATAAACCAATTGCCGGGATGTTTATCCGAACATTACTGTTTGTACCAGCTGGGTGTCTCAGATCTGTATTTACTTTTGCAGCAACAATGTTCCTTGAGTCCGTCAGTATTAGCATaatgtacattttacagcagaaataaatggCAAATATCATTTTTGTGCTTTAGTTCAGCGATGTTATGTGAATAGCAGTACACAAATAAAAATAAGCCTTTTTGTATTCAGAATGTTCACTACTCTGGCAAAAAAAAATAAGACAAATTACTTTAACATTGCTTAGTTAAAATAGCAGGCCAACTGCTACTATTAGTATTCAGAGGATTTGTCCCAGATTCTAGACAGTGATTTCTGTAAGGCTCCTTttaaatgtgatgtaatgtaactATTTGTGAATGTGATTGTGTTGCACAGTGTAAGCTATCCACTCCAAAAAGAGAATCTGCAGTGCAACCTGTTCTACAAAGAATATCTTCCTCATTTATGAATCTTTCATGTGAGGGATAAACATAGATCCAACATGAGCTTTTAAAAGATATGAGATTTTGAATTTAAGAGGCATACGCTATTTTTAATCTGAGATGTTTCCTTTTTTTATACCTTTCCTTATGATCAAGGTGACATAAAACCAAGGAAATCCTTTAAAGTTTAAAGTGAATGTCTCACCATCAATGGACGACAGTAgcatacattttttaattaaagacaGAAAAGGCCACGTAGATTTCACACTGAGTGAATAAATGGATTGACAAATTGTAAGATAAATAAAGTAATACATAAAACTGACAAACACTACTTGAATTAAGACTTAAATTACGTCTACATCCGTGTCGTAAACATCCTGACAATTGTGAAGTATTCTCTAAGGAAATTAATAATTGTTCCCTTGTCCCTTTAACTGGAGAGCCTGTAAATTGCAATAATGCATTGCTAACGTAGAATCCGTCAGAAGTGCTTTTCTCTTCCCACATGGATAGAAAAGCCATAGTGGTAAAGGTTGAATGCGACATTCACTATTTATTGCACAGAAGGGCTTGTACAGTCTTTtggacaaaaaaacaaaacaagtctGCTTTACCAAAATCCGTTCAAACTCCAATCTCGTGTTTTTGAAGGGCAACAGGTTACTTTCATTGAATCAACAGCTTGCATACATGAAACAATACAGACTTGTCTTGGTTCTATTCatgaagaaaactaattatgaCACATTTGTGAAATATCTTGTCTAATTTCTTTGAGTAGAAAGTGTGCTGTTCTGAAACATTGGGGAATCATCCGTAGTTCCCCTCGGTGCATTCATAATCTTAAAGTTTAGTGCAAATTTTATGAGACAAAATTACAGAAACAACACCAACAAACTAAAGAAATTACAAGGCAACAATTATAAATATATCAAAAATAGTCATAGAGAACTATCTTTGTTACAAAAATGTTACAAAAGTTTTGTCCTGTACCAGTGAGAGTGACATGTTTTTCAGTTCCTCTGCTGATCTTACAGCCTTGTATCCCAGCTGGTGAAGTACTTTTTGACACACAGTCTGTGTGTATTCTACCATGTCATAAGACAGTTTCAAACGCCAGCTCTCTGCATTAGCAGCTGAGTCCCTCACTGTTCCAAACTTATGTTTTGCTGAGGGCTCATTGCTGCCCCGGGTGTTTGCATGTATCCAGTCTTCCACATTTTTATCCATAGGCAGCCCCAGATAGTCATAGATCTCCTTTGTCTTGAGAAGTGGATTTCTGGCCAAATCCTCATAGCGAACCAACATGTATTTCCCTTTGAGCCAATAGGGATGACTGAGACCGGTTGAAACTGAACTGAGAAAGTCTTCACAGACAACCGTAAGCTGACTCAAGTCTAGATTATATGGCCGTCGCCCCGTGGCTCTCCAAATACGCCATAGCCGATATGTATCCCTGAATGTCTCAATCCGTGATGACAGGATACCACGCGGGTCTCTGACCAGTTGAATGACTTTTATGTTCAGCCTTGGGTCTTCTACCAAAGCACGTAAATCTCCAATTTCTGGCACCCGAACACTTTTAATTGCCACGTGCCGCTTCTCACGGCATGAGTCCGTTGCTAAAGTCATGTTTAGAGCTGCGCATTTCTTAACACAATCCCCTTCTTCCACATTCACATCAGCGGGACCAAAGGCGTCACAAACAGGTTGCTGGCACAGTGCACGGCTTGCACCTCGGCGGAACAGTTTGTCTGTGGTGTGGTTGGTGGGCGTTGGTTTGATATAGCTCTCCAGGAAATAGAGGTCGCAACCGTACAGGCTACGCAGGAGGTCTCGACTGGCACCCAGCATCACACGCCGGTCTGCGGAATTGCGGCTGTGTGACAAACGTGGAATCAGTGTGGTCTGAACGTGATAAAGAGGCTCAAACAGGTAGAATACCTCCTGATGCTGGTTGAGCAGCTGGCCAACGAAGGACGATCCGCTACGGGTGGTGGCCAGGATCAGGATATGCGTTTTACGTGTGGCATTGATGGAAAAGAAAGGGTAGTCATCGCACCCTGCACCCCGctcaaagggaggttctgtctCCTGGCCCCCCAgaccacagttctgggggctGGGCAACGGGCACAACTGGAAAGGCTTGGAGGTGAGGGTCCGGATGGCCGTGTACTGGATGGCAATGGAGGCCAAGGCCAGTAGAATCACTGCCTTCCAGGAACATTGCATGGCTGAACCACTTCATTTAGACGCAGCGATCCATTCCAGGTCCTCCCTGTGAACATACAATGATTGGTGTTTTTATTCTTAAAAATTATTGCGTTTgtcattttgtattttttggTTTAACTGTTTCTTAAATGTCTACACACACAAGATAACCCCTTATATGACATATGAAATTACCAGTGATATAATACAATTAGACACAGTACAGTGGATAATAGAGAGCATCATAATTAAATACATAGTTTGAATAGACCATTTGACAGTTGTGTTGGTATTGTCTTTTAGATTTGAGCATGAGTCATGGGTTGAACATACAGgccattatttatttatgatacTTGGGACAAAAGCGCCGCAAATGTTATTTCCCTTTATACATTGAAGGCAGACTTGAAGATTTAGTAATGTGCTGTAGCAAAGAGACAGACTCTTTATTACCTAATAATTTAATTTGTCTCCTGCCTCTCCTTCCCCTGTATCTAGAAATTAAAATAGATAACAGTGGTTTGAGTCCCTTATGTTTGGTTCCTATATCCAATCAACTGACACTGTCGGCCAACATAATGTACAGCTGTCTGAGAGCCCACACTATATTGGAATGCAATGACAAAACAGGttgtatatatacatgtatagaCCACTTTTTGACaatgttttaaaaataattttaaCACACATTAAAAATAACAATTCTGGTTATATGTCTGCAGCATGCTATCATTATTAGGGAAACAAAGTATTTCATTAAGTACACTGCACTACCACCTATACATTCACCCTGGCTCTCTGTCTCCTCCAACATGTCTACATTTAATTAGGACCTAATTTGGCCTGATTGAAGGGTCTAAGCATTGTACTGTGTTCCACTTGTTCATCAGGGGACAAATGGCCAGCCCAGAAAGGTAAACAATAGTTTAAATCTTAACTGCCAATGTCATATCAAGGGGAAATGACGCTGCAAATGAAGTATCACTGACAAAAATATGTCCCACTCTGAATTAGATTTTTGTTTGTAATAGCGTCACATACTGGGGCCTTGATGCAGGGAGCTTTGATAGTGTAAGTACAATAATGGCTCAACATCATCACTTCAGAAGCCACGCACAAGTCAGTGTTCAAAAAAGAGATGATGCATCAGGGGATATCTTCTGGATTCAAAGCATCGTATTAAGGAAGGATACTCTAAAAAAATAACATACCAGTATAAAACAAATGAAAACGTTTCAATAAAGCAGATGATAACATGTATTTTCCTCCCACTCCGTTAGTGCGATGCTGCTTGATGGTTGTGCATTTATAGCCGAAATAATGACTTTTATGACCACCGATAACAACTATTATGCTTTTAGAGAG of Pseudochaenichthys georgianus chromosome 3, fPseGeo1.2, whole genome shotgun sequence contains these proteins:
- the chst1 gene encoding carbohydrate sulfotransferase 1 is translated as MQCSWKAVILLALASIAIQYTAIRTLTSKPFQLCPLPSPQNCGLGGQETEPPFERGAGCDDYPFFSINATRKTHILILATTRSGSSFVGQLLNQHQEVFYLFEPLYHVQTTLIPRLSHSRNSADRRVMLGASRDLLRSLYGCDLYFLESYIKPTPTNHTTDKLFRRGASRALCQQPVCDAFGPADVNVEEGDCVKKCAALNMTLATDSCREKRHVAIKSVRVPEIGDLRALVEDPRLNIKVIQLVRDPRGILSSRIETFRDTYRLWRIWRATGRRPYNLDLSQLTVVCEDFLSSVSTGLSHPYWLKGKYMLVRYEDLARNPLLKTKEIYDYLGLPMDKNVEDWIHANTRGSNEPSAKHKFGTVRDSAANAESWRLKLSYDMVEYTQTVCQKVLHQLGYKAVRSAEELKNMSLSLVQDKTFVTFL